One region of Agrobacterium tumefaciens genomic DNA includes:
- a CDS encoding nucleoside deaminase yields the protein MAERTHFMELALAEARAAGERQEVPIGAVLVMDGRVIARSGNRTRELNDVTAHAEIAVIRMACEALEQERLPGADLYVTLEPCTMCAAAISFARIRRLYYGAEDPKGGAVHSGVRFFNQPTCHHAPDVYSGLAESESAEILRKFFREKRLDE from the coding sequence ATGGCCGAAAGGACGCATTTCATGGAACTGGCGCTGGCGGAAGCCCGTGCCGCCGGTGAGCGGCAGGAGGTTCCGATCGGCGCAGTCCTGGTTATGGACGGTCGCGTCATCGCCCGTTCCGGCAATCGCACCCGTGAATTGAACGATGTGACGGCGCATGCCGAAATCGCCGTGATCCGCATGGCCTGCGAGGCGCTGGAACAGGAACGCCTGCCCGGTGCCGATCTCTATGTAACGCTGGAACCCTGCACCATGTGCGCGGCGGCGATCTCGTTTGCCCGCATCCGTCGTCTCTATTACGGTGCGGAAGACCCGAAGGGCGGAGCGGTGCATAGTGGCGTGCGCTTCTTCAACCAGCCGACATGCCACCACGCGCCTGATGTGTATTCGGGGCTGGCGGAAAGCGAAAGTGCTGAAATTCTGCGGAAATTCTTTCGCGAGAAACGTCTCGACGAATAA